In Pochonia chlamydosporia 170 chromosome 3, whole genome shotgun sequence, the following are encoded in one genomic region:
- a CDS encoding brix domain-containing protein (similar to Magnaporthe oryzae 70-15 XP_003717263.1): MGFTKPPVQALKAANKLKRQDLYIQHKKASGKERREARHRRRKEENREPELKAARLAKNKTLTLDQKRVWDEGDDDSLGAQVDLEKLRRRQMEDAEAEEQAALDAEMKDAEDDEENDSMLDSEDDEDDEARQAALEKQREKRAKRDNSIAPSTTSTNLDLTPTSLALKFPSLFSDIPAPDPKVLVTTSLNSTIHYEAQLLGAMFPNSTYIPRSAHRHGHKYSLREICKFATNRDYTTVLLVKEDLKKPTGLSVVHLPAGPTFHFSISNWIEGRKLPGHGNATNHYPELLLNNFKTPLGLLTAKLFQTLFPPRPEFQGRQVVTLHNQRDYIFVRRHRYVFREKRATEKSIVGADGKEMKGVEGIRAGLQELGPRFTLKLRRVDKGIGRAGSEGEDATQWEWKAKMEKDRKRFNL; encoded by the coding sequence ATGGGGTTCACAAAACCCCCTGTGCAGGCTCTGAAAGCCGCCAACAAGTTAAAACGCCAAGACCTCTACATACAACACAAAAAGGCATCTGGCAAAGAGCGAAGAGAAGCTCGACATCGTCGcagaaaggaagaaaataGGGAACCGGAACTCAAGGCCGCGCGATtggccaagaacaaaacCCTCACGTTAGATCAAAAGCGAGTATGGGACGAGGGCGATGATGACAGTCTCGGCGCCCAGGTTGAcctggagaagctgaggCGGAGGCAAATGGAGGATGCTGAAGCTGAGGAACAAGCGGCCCTGGATGCGGAAATGAAGgatgctgaagatgatgaggaaaatGACAGCATGTTGGATTcggaagatgacgaagatgacgaagcGAGACAGGCTGCGCTTGAAAAACAGCGAGAGAAGCGTGCGAAGCGAGACAATAGTATTGCGCCGTCGACTACGAGCACAAATCTCGACTTGACCCCGACGTCATTGGCTCTCAAGTTTCCGTCTTTATTCAGCGATATACCTGCGCCAGATCCCAAGGTTCTGGTTACGACCTCTCTCAACTCTACCATTCACTACGAAGCTCAGCTGCTGGGTGCCATGTTTCCAAACAGCACATATATTCCTCGATCTGCAcatcgccatggccacaagTATTCCCTACGAGAAATTTGCAAGTTTGCAACGAACAGGGACTACACCACAGTTCTTCTCGTTAAAGAAGATCTGAAAAAGCCCACTGGGCTGTCGGTGGTGCATCTTCCCGCCGGCCCGACGTTTCACTTCTCAATATCGAATTGGATTGAAGGCAGGAAGCTTCCAGGTCACGGAAATGCTACAAATCATTATCCGGAACTTCTGTTAAATAATTTCAAGACACCGCTTGGTCTTCTCACCGCCAAGTTATTCCAGACATTGTTCCCACCACGCCCAGAGTTCCAGGGTCGTCAGGTGGTTACGCTTCACAATCAGCGTGACTACATTTTCGTCCGTAGGCATCGTTATGTCTTCCGTGAGAAACGTGCCACGGAGAAGagcattgttggtgctgatgggaaggagatgaagggAGTTGAGGGCATCCGAGCAGGCTTGCAGGAGCTGGGCCCGCGATTTACGCTTAAGCTGAGAAGAGTTGATAAGGGGATTGGACGTGCTGGGagcgagggcgaggatgcCACACAATGGGAGTGGAAGGCGAAGATGGAAAAGGATCGCAAGAGGTTCAACTTGTAG
- a CDS encoding nuclear export protein Noc3 (similar to Coccidioides immitis RS XP_001239793.1) produces the protein MVVNGNKKRKITHASSDDESHEPVTSKRAQKDFFKHASNWNLEQDYESRPRKGKKNDKENTKLPVKSQDGRLEILKSLDPDDDAESIESDTEWLEGRDDEVGSEDDDAVDEKEEESEIPEAQQILEAQEELAKAAMALNENPEENVANLKTLAKIGESKIPTIRMLALITQMTVYKDIIPGYRIRPQAEDAPKEKLSKEVRGLRQFEQSLLAGYQAYIKVLAHCAKSETTPIRGGQSLSSVAVTCACTLITTVPHFNFRSDILRILVGKLSRRKLDNDATKIIQALETLFRDDEEGRPTLEAVSLVTKMMKAKEFAVHESVLNLFLSLRLLSEFSGKASQDTVEQQQTSNPKKKQREFRTKRERKAMKEQKLLDKDMSLADALVSHEERERMQSDTLKLVFATYFRILKQRSPHLMGAVLEGLAKYSHLINQDFFGDLLEALKDLIRHSDEDAEKGPADEEVADNEENEDSVRNLTREALLCTVTAYALLAGQDAHNSRNDLHLDLSYFTTHLFRSLLSLSVQPDLENTRLSASSATSKINVQTTTVLLLRSLTGILLPNYNIRQVPPLRLAAFTKQLMTTALQLPEKSCQAVLALLNDVAHTHSKKVSSLWNTEERKGNGRYNALSDSVEASNPFATTVWEGELLRRHFSPKVREGVKMLEKGMSG, from the coding sequence ATGGTCGTCAATGGCAATAAAAAGAGGAAAATTACTCACGCCTCCTCAGACGATGAGTCGCACGAGCCAGTAACATCGAAACGAGCACAAAAGGACTTCTTCAAGCATGCATCCAACTGGAATCTCGAACAAGACTACGAGTCTCGGCCGCggaaaggaaagaagaacGATAAGGAAAACACCAAACTCCCAGTCAAGTCTCAGGACGGTCGGTTAGAAATTCTCAAAAGTCTTGACCCAGACGATGACGCAGAGTCTATCGAGAGCGACACAGAATGGCTAGAAGGGCgcgatgatgaagtcgggtcagaagacgatgatgctgtggacgagaaggaggaggagtcgGAGATTCCAGAGGCACAGCAAATTTTGGAAGCACAAGAAGAGCTAGCCAAAGCAGCTATGGCCCTCAACGAAAATCCCGAAGAAAACGTCGCCAATCTAAAGACCCTTGCCAAAATCGGTGAATCCAAGATTCCCACGATTCGCATGCTCGCGCTCATAACACAAATGACGGTATACAAGGACATCATCCCGGGCTACAGAATACGACCACAAGCCGAAGACGCACCCAAGGAGAAACTGTCCAAAGAAGTTCGCGGCCTACGACAGTTCGAACAGTCCCTCCTAGCAGGCTACCAAGCATACATCAAGGTGCTCGCACACTGCGCCAAATCAGAAACGACGCCCATCCGAGGCGGACAAAGTCTCTCCAGCGTCGCAGTCACTTGCGCATGCACCCTGATCACAACCGTACCGCACTTCAACTTCCGCTCCGACATCCTGCGCATCCTCGTTGGCAAACTCAGCCGAAGAAAACTCGACAACGATGCCACCAAGATCATTCAAGCTCTAGAGACCCTCTTCcgcgatgacgaagaaggccGTCCCACCCTGGAAGCCGTCTCCCTCGTCaccaagatgatgaaggcgaaAGAATTCGCCGTCCACGAATCTGTActcaacctcttcctcagcctccgTCTGCTCTCCGAATTCTCAGGCAAAGCATCCCAAGACACagtcgagcagcagcaaacatCAAAccccaaaaagaaacaacgCGAGTTTCGAACAAAGAGGGAACGAAAGGCAATGAAGGAGCAAAAGTTACTGGACAAAGACATGTCTCTTGCTGACGCACTCGTCAGCCACGAGGAGCGAGAGCGAATGCAATCCGACACCTTGAAACTCGTCTTTGCCACGTATTTCCGCATCCTGAAGCAACGATCACCTCATCTTATGGGTGCGGTGTTGGAAGGGCTAGCCAAGTACTCACATCTGATTAATCAAGACTTCTTCGGCGACTTGCTAGAAGCTCTCAAAGATCTTATCCGCCACAGCGATGAAGACGCCGAAAAGGGTCCCGCTGACGAGGAAGTTGCCGATAACGAAGAAAATGAGGATTCGGTTCGGAATCTCACCCGCGAGGCTCTCCTGTGTACCGTCACCGCGTACGCCCTGCTAGCCGGCCAGGATGCACATAATTCACGAAACGACCTACACCTCGACCTGTCATACTTCACAACACACCTATTCCGCTCCCTCCTTTCTCTCTCCGTCCAACCTGATCTCGAAAATACCCGCCTCTCCGCATCCTCCGCCACATCCAAGATCAATGTCCAAACCACGACTGTGCTCCTCCTCCGCTCTCTGACAGGCATCCTTCTGCCAAACTATAATATCCGCCAAGTCCCGCCGCTGCGCCTCGCCGCATTCACGAAGCAGCTTATGACTACTGCTCTACAACTTCCAGAGAAGTCATGCCAGGCAGTTCTTGCTCTGCTGAACGATGTTGCGCACACGCATAGCAAGAAAGTTAGTAGTTTGTGGAATACTGAGGAGCGCAAGGGAAATGGACGGTATAATGCGTTGAGTGATTCGGTGGAGGCGAGCAATCCGTTTGCTACTACTGTGTGGGAAGGGGAGCTTCTGAGGAGGCACTTTTCGCCGAAGGTTAGAGAAGGCGTCAAGATGTTGGAAAAGGGAATGTCGGGATAG
- a CDS encoding RNase p and RNase mrp subunit (similar to Colletotrichum gloeosporioides Nara gc5 XP_007277631.1): MATPIATPGRKRLVHHLDTPFSTVRWPEISSDDQDTILELLCNLLSPIGQHRRTHIKPSRGKRAAKRESKEPTKEATATVSNAVKPPKPAICDYVDVGFNAITREFESFSNSETTEKPDSSNPRQPYSMVFVLRGDQSPAFNCHFPKMVAATSKKLGPQHDIKLVGFSKSCSDKLSSCLEIARVSSIAITRNAPGTEALWTFVKEHVPSVDAAWLDTPNNAVYKPTQIASVETFVGVKRTKAAQVT, from the exons ATGGCCACCCCAATCGCAACCCCCGGACGGAAGCGGCTTGTCCATCATCTTGATACGCCTTTCTCAACAGTGCGATG GCCCGAAATCTCGTCTGATGACCAAGACACAATCTTGGAGCTACTTTGCAA CCTACTGAGCCCCATTGGCCAACATAGGAGGACACATATAAAACCCTCACGAGGGAAGAGGGCGGCAAAACGTGAATCAAAAGAGCCTACCAAAGAAGCTACAGCTACAGTATCCAACGCTGTTAAACCTCCAAAGCCAGCCATCTGCGACTATGTTGATGTGGGATTCAATGCCATCACGAGAGAGTTCGAGTCGTTCTCCAACTCCGAGACCACCGAGAAGCCCGATTCAAGTAACCCAAGGCAACCCTACTCGATGGTATTCGTACTTCGAGGGGACCAATCTCCAGCTTTCAACTGCCATTTTCCGAAAATGGTTGCTGCTACATCCAAAAAGCTTGGCCCTCAGCATGACATCAAGTTGGTCGGCTTCTCTAAATCCTGCTCGGATAAATTGAGCTCATGTTTAGAAATCGCCAGAGTATCATCTATTGCAATTACAAGGAATGCACCAGGAACCGAGGCACTTTGGACGTTTGTCAAAGAACACGTACCGTCAGTTGACGCGGCATGGCTGGACACGCCAAACAACGCTGTGTACAAACCGACCCAAATAGCCTCTGTTGAGACTTTTGTTGGAGTTAAGCGGACCAAGGCCGCACAAGTGACTTGA